TACATATTTCTTTCGGCAGGTTATTTACCCTTTCCGGATAACGTGCAAGCAGCGTCAGTCCAACATATACAAGAATCAGGATCGCCGCATTTAAAATAATTCCGGTAAATGCCACTCCATATACGATTCCATAATAAATCTGCAGTCCCAGATAAATCATTGCAGCTACGATTCCCACTGCCTCAAGCAGGAAATCCATATTTGTCATTTCTTCTTTTTTCAAATTTAT
The Roseburia rectibacter DNA segment above includes these coding regions:
- a CDS encoding transglycosylase, with the translated sequence MKKEEMTNMDFLLEAVGIVAAMIYLGLQIYYGIVYGVAFTGIILNAAILILVYVGLTLLARYPERVNNLPKEICSGKIRKYTIHMVRAVKLIFVLSLLFTSICDVAGVQINKGYSLVTVALIAVVTVVYEGKIIKLLRK